The stretch of DNA ATATTTACGGGAATTTGGAAAGGCTATATATTAAAAGAACTTTCATCATCACCTATAACAACAGGTATTATAAAAAAGTCTGGATTGTTGATTGCTCTTTATATGATTTTTTTAGGTGTTTCAGTTGTATCTGAATTAAATTTTATAGGAAATTTATTCGTTGGAATGTTTATATTAGCTGAATTGATTAGTATTGTAGGAAATATCGTTGCTATTAGAGAGAAATATAAAATTTCAGAACATGACGCCCTGCTACAAGTTAGTGAAGTTTTAAAAGATTTATTCAAAAAAAGGGGAAAATAGATGATAAATGATTTATTTGAGAAATACAAATTAGTTTTATTTGTAGGATTAATGTCAATTTTATTATCTACAATTTTAGGCTTATCATTATTCTTAAAATATCAAGATAAAAAGATAGTTAAGCTAGAAAATGAATTGAAAACTTGTATTTTAGAAAAGCAAAATGAAGAAACTAATAATCAAACTTTGCATAATGTAATTACAGATCTAAATAATCAAGCACTAAAAGACTCTATTGATTATGAAAAAAGATTAAAAAAGTTCAAAGATGAAAAAGATGAGATTTTAGGAATAAATTATAAAAATGTAAGGAGTGATGATTGTGAAGATATTAAACTTATTCTTGATGATATTCGTATTAATGGTTATTAGTGGTTGTTCAGACAAAGAAATATTATATGTTGATAGACCAGTTGAAAAAGTAGTAACTAAAAAATGTAACATTCCTGAGCCAAATGAATGTAAACCAAATAAACCGACTTATACAGAAGAAACTAATCAAATGAGATTATGTGTAAGAGAATATAAAAGATTAGTAGAAATTTGTCAAAATGAAAATTAGCCTAAATAATACAAGTTATAATATATAAAAACAAATAAAGGAATTTAAGTGAAAAATTTATTTAATAAATTAAATGTTTTTAATGTGGGAGCGGTTTTTTCTTTTTTTATTTGGGTATTTATTTTATTAAATGCACCATCAAAAAATATAATAAATCTAAATGAAGCTTTTAGTTATTTGGTTTGGCAAGAGTCTGTACATCTTTATTTAACTTTAACAATAATATTCTGTGGATTTGCAATTTTATACAAAAAAAGACAATAAATGAAACTAATATCACCAAATGAAGCAATAAAAATAGGATTAGATAAATATTTGGACCATTACAAAAAAGCGGTTCAAGAGTTTTGGCAGTTTGATAAAGTTATAAATAATATACCAATTGAACATTATTTTATTGCTCAAGCTGTTCAAGAGAGCAGATTTAATCCAAATGCAAAAAGTCCAGTTGGTGCTTTAGGTATTGCACAATTTATGCCTTTAACAGCCAAAGAAGTAGGGCAAGAACTAAAAGGTCATCAGTTGTTTAAAAATGGTTTTAATCCATTAAATGATATTCAATCAGTATATGCACAAGTTTACTACATGAATAAGCTTTTTAAAAGTTGGAAAGTCGAAAGAATAGCTTTAGAAAAATTTGAGTTAGCTTTAGCTTCATATAATGCTGGATTAGGAAATATCTTGAAAGCACAAAAATTAAGTGGTAACCAAAGAAAGTGGAATGATATTAAAAAGTATCTATCAAATATAACTGGAAGAAATAGTTTAGAAACTATTAATTATGTAGAATATATAAAAGGTTATGTTTTACAAGTAAAAAAATAGTGTGTCAAATTTGTGTCATATTTTTTATATGTAAATTTCAGAAANNNNNNNNNNNNNNNNNNNNNNNNNNNNNNNNNNNNNNNNNNNNNNNNTTACATATAAAAAATATTCGTATTTTATAGAAAATGGATTTTAGCACTAATTTATTATTTTTTATACAAAAAACAAATCTTATTAATTTAAGTAGAAATTAGGTAAAATCGCGAATTATTTAGAAAAGGAAGTTGAAATTGAGAACACATTATTGTACAGATGTTACTGAAAAACTTATTGGTCAAACTGTTACTGTTGCTGGTTGGGTAAATAGTAGACGTGATCATGGTGGAATTATATTTATAGATTTAAGAGATAAAAGTGGATTAGTTCAATTAGTTGCCGATCCACAAGATTGTAAAGATGCTTTAGCTATTGCAGAAACTGTTAGAGATGAGTTTGTTTTAATAGCAACAGGAAAAGTGAGAGCAAGAGGAGAAGGATTAGAAAATCCAAATTTAATTACAGGGAAAATTGAAATAATTTTAGAAAATCTTGTAATTGAAAATAGATCAAAACCAATGCCTTTTGATATAAATGATGAAAAAGTAAATGATGAAATAAAATTAAGAAATAGATTTTTAGAACTAAGAAGTAAAAAATCATTTGATATTTTCCAATTAAGAAGTAAAGCAACTATTCAAGCAAGAAACACACTTGATGAATTAGGTTTTTTAGATGTTGAAACTCCAATTTTAACAAAATCTACTCCAGAAGGTGCAAGAGATTATTTAGTTCCTTCAAGAGTTCATGCTGGTGAATTTTATGCACTTCCTCAATCACCACAATTATTTAAACAACTTTTAATGGTTGCAGGATTTGATAAATACTTCCAAATAGCAAAATGTTTTAGAGATGAAGATTTAAGAGCAGATAGACAACCTGAGTTTACACAAATAGATGTTGAAATGTCATTTTGTAATCAAGAAGATGTTATAAAAGTTGCTGAAAAATTAATCTATGATATTTTTACAAAATGTGGGAAAAATATTCCTTCAACATTTAGAAGAATGAAATATAGTGAAGCTATGGAAAAATATGGGAGCGATAAACCAGATTTAAGATTTGATATGCCACTTGTTGATGTTATTGATATTTTTGCAAACTCAACAAATGAAATTTTTGCTGAAATTGCAAAAGATAAAAAGAATAATAGAATAAAAGCTTTAAAATGTAAAAATGGAGATAACATCTTCTCAAAAAGACAAATGAAAAGCTTTGAAGATTATGTAAGAAAATTTGGAGCTAAAGGTTTAGGTTATTTCCAAATGAAAGAAGATGGATTAAAAGGTCCATTAACTAAATTCTTTAGTGAAGCTGATTTAGAAGAGATTATCAAAGTTACAGAACTTGAAGTTGGTGATGTTGTATTCTTTGGGGCAGGTGCAAAAAAAGTAGTTTGGGATTATATGGGAAGATTTAGATTATTCCTAGCAAATGAAATGAATATTGTTCCAAAAGATGCTTATGAATTCTTATGGGTTGTTGATTTCCCAATGTTTGAAGTTGAAGATGGAAGAACAAAAGCACTTCACCATCCATTTACAATGCCAAATGTTGAAAAATATGATTTAGATAATATTGAAGATTTAGAAGAGATTGAATCAATCGCTTATGATATTGTTTTAAATGGAACAGAGCTTGGTGGTGGAAGTATCAGAATTCACAAAGAAGAGATTCAATCTAAAGTATTTAAATTAATGGGAATTAGCCAAGAAGAAGCAAAAGAGAAATTTGGATTCTTACTTGATGCACTTTCTTATGGTGCTCCAAGTCATGGTGGTTTTGCATTAGGATTAGATAGAATGATTATGCTTTTAGCTGGAACTGATTCAATCAGAGATGTAATTGCATTCCCTAAAACTCAAAAAGCTCAATGTTTACTAACTCAAGCTCCTTCAGCTGTTGATGAAGAACAATTAAAAGAGTTAAGTATAAGAATAAGAAAAACAGTAGTAGATAGCTAATTTTAGCTACTACTAAACCTTTTTTAAACTCCTAAAATCTCAAGAATTCTCCAAAAGTATATTTTATATACACTTGTATAAATAAAAAAATTAACCAAAGTTATATAATTTTCTATATTTAATAAGTATTAGGAAATTACATGTTAAGCGAAACCATAAGTTATAAAGGAATAACTATAAAAAGAGAGTTATATCCAATCATAAAATATATTGAAGATGTAGATAAATACAAAGATGAATTAGGAACTTTAAGTTCTTCTTGGGATATGTTAGCACTTTTAGGACAACTTGGAGATATAAATATAGATATTGGAAAAACAAAAGAAAATTTTTTAAATCTTACTTCAACTTTATTAAATCATTTAAGTTTTCAGCAAATAAAAAAAGTAACTCAAGAGATGAGATTTAAATCACAAGTTGCTATTGATGTATTAATAAGAAATTTATTTGAAAGAACAGCTGATATAGGATTTTTAGCAACTGATGATGATATTAGAACATTTTTAGAAAATTTTGTCTCAAAATATGATGAAAATAGTTTAGTTATAAAACAAGAAATTCAAAAAAAATTCAAAGAATATGTTTCAAAATACTCTATATATTATGATATTGTCTTATTTGATGTTCATGGAAAAATAGTTGTAAGATTAAATGAAGATGTGGATATTGAAAAAGTAGATACATCATTTATACAAAAAGTTTTAAATACAAGTGATGATTATATAGAAAGTTATAAATATCATGATTTTATACCTCAATATAAAAAATCATTAGTTTATTCATATAAAGTAACAAAATCAAATGATTTAGATAGTAAGAATTTGGGAGTTTTGGCTCTTTGCTTTAGATTTACAGATGAAATGAATGCAATTTTTGGAAATTTAGTAGATGTTAAAAATAAAGAGTGTTTAACAATACTAGATGAAGATGGTTATGTAATAGCAAGTAGCGACAAAGAACATATAAATTTAGGAGTAAAACTTCCTATAGTTTTAAATGAAAACTATAAAATAGTATCTTATGCAGGACGAGACTATATTGCTAAAACTTGTGAAACAAATGGTTATCAAGGGTTTTATGGGCTTAAATGGTATGGACATATTATGATACCTCTTGAATATGCTTTTTTAAGTGATGAACTTAATAGTTTAGTTGTTGATGAAAATATTATAAATTCTATGATGGAGAATGAACAACATTTTTCAAAAGAGTTAAAAGAAGTTTTTTATAATAGTAAAACAATTCAAGATAACTTAATAAGAGTTATTTGGAATGGTAATATTGTTCAAAGTAAATTAAACTCAACAAATAGAGAGTTTTCAAGAGCTTTATTAAATGAAATAGGTATTACAGGAAATAAAGCAAATTCTTCTTTGGACAATTTAAATCAAACTATTATCTCATCTATACTAAAAGATTGTGAATTTTTATCTTCACTTGCTATTGATATTATGGATAGAAATCTTTATGAAAGAGCAAATGATTGTAGATGGTGGGCTTTAAACTCTTATTTTAAAGAAGTTTTAGATGATTATTCAACAATAAGTGAAAAAAAACAAAATCTAAGTTCTACTTTGAAGTACATAAATGATTTATATACTGTATATTCAAATCTAATAATTTTTGATAAAAGTGGAAAAATTATTGCTGTTTCAAATGAAAAAGAGCAGTATCTTATTGGAAAGATTTTAACTCAAGATTGGGTAGAAAAAACTTTAACTTTAAAAGATACTTCAAAATATTGTGTTTCGAAATTTGAAAAAACAAATCTTTATGAAAATGAATCAACTTATATCTATTGTAGTGCGATACGTTCTTTTAAAAATGATAATGGTGTTGTAGGAGGAATTGCTATTATTTTTGATTCTTCAGTACAGTTTTATACGATGCTTGATGAGATTTTACCAAAAGATATTTATGGAAATAAACAAAAAGGAGTTTATGCTTTTTTCACTGATAAAAATAAACAAATCATTGCTACAACAAGTACAAACTTTGAAGTAAATTCATATTTGGATATTGATGACTCATTTTTTAATTTAAGAAATGGTCAAAATTTAAGTCGTATTATAGAGTTTCGTGGAAATTATTATGCTGTTGGAGTAAAATGTTCAAATGGTTACAGAGAGTATAAAAGTGCAGTTGATGATTATAAAAATGATGTTTTATCTTTTGTATTTATACTTATTGGAAAAGCAAATTCAAATGTTATTTTATCTCACTCAAAAACAAAATTTTTAACTTCTCAAAAAAGAGAATTTACAGGAGAAACTATTGAATTAGCAACTTTTTATTTAGGTAAAAGATTGCTTGCAGTAAATTCAAAAAATGTAATAGAATCTATTGGAATAGAAGAACTTCAAGAATCAATAGAAATAGATAAAAAAAATCATTTCAAAGGAATGGTTTTACATAAAAATAAACTAATTTCTGTTTTAGATATAAGAGATTTTGTAAATGAAGAGATAGAAGATGAAACTCTTAAAAATATAATATTAGTAGAATATGATAGAGATAATGTTGAACATTGTGTAGGACTTTTGGTATCAACGCTTGAAACTATTTGTACAGTTGAAGAAAAATCAATCCAACATATTCAAAGTCACTTTTTAGGAAGTGGAACTTTGGTTGAAAGTCTTGTTGAAATAAAAGATAGCGAAGAGTCGAAAATCGCAATGCTTTTAAATATTAAAAAGTTAGATGATAACTTTACAAAAAGGGTTTAAATCATATCATAAAATCTATTTGGGTATTATATTAGTAATATATATTTAAAAAGAAGATAGATGAGTAAATTAAATAAATTTTTACCTACAACAAAAGAAGAGATGAAACAACGAGGTTGGGATGAACTTGATGTTGTTTTAATAACAGGTGATGCTTATATAGATTCACCTTTTATGGGAATTGCTGTTGTTGGAAGAATTTTAGAAGATATTGGACTTCGTGTAGGTATTATTGGGCAACCAGATGTTAATAGTGATGTAGATGTAAAACGACTTGGTGAACCTAAACTTTTTTGGGGAGTAAGTGGTGGAAGTATAGATTCTATGGTTTCAAACTATACTGCAAGTAAAAAATTTAGAAATGATGATGATTATACTCCTGGTGGAAAAAACAATAAAAGACCTGATCGTGCAACTTTAGTTTATACAAATCTTATAAGAAGATATTTTAAAAATACAGTTCCAATAGTTTTAGGTGGAATTGAAGCTTCCTTGAGAAGACTTACTCACTATGATTATTGGTCAAATAGTCTTAGAAAACCAATTTTATTTGATTCAAAAGCTGATTATATGGTTTATGGTATGGCAGAACAAGCTATTATTGATTTAGGAACATATTTAAAAGAAGGAAAAGATGTACGAACAATAGCAGGGCTTTGTTATATCTCAAAAGAGCCTAAAGATGATTATATTCAAATTCCTTCTCATAAAGAGTGTTTAACAAATAAAGAAAAATATATAGACCTTTTTAGAACTTTTTATGATAATAATGACCCAATATATTCAAAAGGACTTTGCCAAGAAGTTGATGGAAGATATTTAATCCAAAATCCACCAAGCCGCCATATGGAAGAAGAGGAAATGGATAAAATAGCATCTTTTCCATATCAAAGAGATGCTCATCCTTATCATGCAAAAGATGGAAAAGTTAAATGCTTAGAAACTATTAAATTTTCAATTATGACTCATCATGGATGTTGGGGAGAGTGTAACTTTTGTGCAATTGCAGCTCATCAAGGAAGAACTATACGAACACGAAGTGAACAAAATATTTTAGCAGAAGCAAAACATTTTGTCAGCATGAAAGATTTCAAAGGAATTATTTCAGATGTTGGTGGACCAACAGCTAATATGTACGGATATGAGTGTAAGAAAAAAATAAATCTTGGAACTTGTATTGATAATAAAAGATGTGTTGATGCGCATAGACTTTGCCGAACTATGAAAGTTGACCATAGTAGAAATATACAACTTTTAAAAGATATTAGAAAAGTTCCAGGAATTAAAAAGGCCTTTGTAGCTTCAGGTGTTAGATATGATTTGATAACTGCTGATAAAAACCATGGAAAAGAGTATTTAAAAGAGATGATAGATCATCATATCTCAGGGCAGATGAAAGTAGCACCAGAACACACAAATGATGAGGTTTTACATCATATGGGAAAACCAGGAAAACAAACACTGATTGATTTTAAAAAAATGTATGATGATTTAAATAAAGAGAGTGGTAAAAAACAGTATTTAACTTATTATTTAATTGCAGCACATCCAGGCTGTGAAGAGAAACATATGCACGAGTTAAAACAGTTTACGACTCATGAACTTAAAATGAATCCAGAACAAGCACAAATCTTTACACCAACTCCTGGAACTTACTCTGCTGTTATGTATTACACAGAACTTGATCCATTTACAAAGAAAAAAATATTTGTAGAAAAAGACCCAAGAAGAAAAGAGAGACAAAAAGAGATTGTAATTGCAAAAAAACAATTTGCGGGGAATAATAAAAAAAGTTTTAGCTCTGGAATGCAAGGATAAAAAGGGATAAACTCCCTTTTTAATAAAGAAATAGTTTACGCTAATGCGTTAAACATATCAGCTGTAACTTCTGAAACATCTTTTGTTCCATCAAGTTCCATAAATACACCCATTTTTTTATAAAAATCAATAAGTGGTGCAGTTTGTGTATGATATGCATCAAGTCTGCTAATAACAGTTTGCGCATTATCATCTTTTCTGATGATTAATTCCCCACCACAATAATCACATACATTTTCTTCTTTTGATGGATTAAATTCTACATGGAAAGATGCTCCACATTTAGAACATACTCTTCTTCCTGTAATTCTTCCAACGATTAATTCATCAGGAACATTTAAAGAGATTACTTTATCAAGAGAAATTTTCATAGATGACATTAATTCGCTTAAAGCAACTGCCTGTGCTAAAGTTCTTGGAAATCCATCAAGAATAAAACCATTTTTACAGTCAGATTCTGCAAGTCTATCTTTAATAATTCCAATAATTGTCGAATCTGGAACTAACTGTCCAGCATCCATAAATTTTTTTGCTTCCATTCCCATATCTGTTTTATCTGCAATAGCAGCTCTTAAAATATCACCTGTTGAGATTTGAGGAATATTATATTTTTCGATTAAGAACTTTGCTTGAGTTCCTTTACCAGCTCCTGGTGCTCCAAATAGCATTAAATTCATAGTTTACTTTCCTTACTTTTTCGTGTATTGTATAGAAAAAGCTTTTAATAACAGATAAGGTTTTCATACTACACCAAGAATTTAAATGATTTTTGATACAATTGTACCTCGAAAATTCAAAGGGAATATATGAAAAAATTGTTTTTAATTATTGGAGCTCCTGGTTCTGGTAAAACTACCGATGCAGAATTAATTGCTTCAAAATATACTAATGTAACTCACTATTCAACTGGAGATATGTTTAGAGCTGAAGTAGCTAGCGGAAGCCAAAGAGGTCAAATAATTGATACTTATATAAAAGCTGGAAATATAGTACCAATTGATATTGCAATTGAAACTATTCTAATGGCTATTAAAAATGCACCAACAGATATTATTGTTATTGATGGATACCCAAGAAGTATTGAACAAATGTTGGAATTAGATAAATATTTAGAAAAAGAAGATGCAGTAAAATTACTAAATTGTATAGAAGTTGAAGTATCTGAAGAAGTAGCAAGAGATAGGGTTCTTGGTCGTTCAAGAGGTGCTGATGATAATATTGAAGTATTTAATAATAGAATGAAAGTTTATAAAGAGCCTTTAGAGCAGATAAAAGAGTTTTATTCAAAAAGAGGTTTATTAAAAATAATAAATGGTGAAGGTACTATAAAAGAGATTGTTGATGAAATGGATACATTTATACAATCGAGAATCTAATGATAAATAAAAAAATCAATTTTTATTCTGTAATCATTGGAACTGAACTTTTAAATGGGCGTCGAAAAGATGCTCATTTTCCTTTTTTAAATGCACAACTTTTAGAACGTGCTTGGGAACACAAAGCTTCTTTTGTGATTGAAGATGACCCTGAACTTATGTTAAATATTTTTAATCTTATAAAATCAGATCCAAATTCTGTGATGTTTTGTTTTGGAGGAATTGGTGCGACACCTGATGATTATACAAGACAAATTGCATCACAAGCTTTTACAAGTGGGAAAATGGAATTTCACGAAGAAGCAAAAACAAATATAATAAATCAATTTAAAGATGATGCTTATCCTCATCGAGTAAATATGGCATATTTACCAATAAATGCAAAACTTCTTAAAAATGTAGTAAATAATGTAGCTGGATTTTATTTAGAAGATAGATTTTTTTTCACACCAGGTTTTCCATCTATGAGTCAAGCTATGGTTATTGAAGCTTTGAATAAACTATATCCTAAATCACAAAATAAATATAGAAAAGTTATGACTATAAACTCAACTGAAAATGATTTAATAGATACTATGAAAAAAATACCAAAAGAACTTGATTTCTCATCATTACCAAAGTTTATTGGAAATGAAAGAAAAGTTGTTATTTCACTTGCTGGATATGATGAAGTTCAAGTAGATATTTATTTTCAGCTATTTATAGATTTTTGTATTGAACACCAAAAAGAGTATATACTGGAAGATATTCATGAGTTTTGAGAAACAAAGATTTGAATTAATTGAATTTATAAAATCAAAATATAATTTTTATGGAGATATAACATCTGAAATATCTAATTTAGATTTTTATATATCAAAATCTAAACATATTTCTCAATCGCATATTATGTATGAACCATCAATTTGTGTTATTTTACAAGGAAAAAAAGCAGTTGGTTTTGGAAATGAGTTATATATTTATGATAAAAATAAATATCTTATTGCTTCAACTCATCTTCCTGCAACTGTTAAAATTTTAGAAGCTTCAAAAGATGAACCACATATTTCATTTAAAATTAAATTTACATTAGAGGATATTTTTGAAGTTTTAAAAAATATAAATAATCTAAATTTTAAAAATAAATCAGAAAAAGGGCTTTTTTTTGGTGAGCAAAATGAAAGATTATATGATGCTATTTATAGGCTTCTAAAACTTTTAGATAAACCAAAAGAAGATATAAACTATCCTTCATCACTTATTATAAAAGAGATTTTGTATATTCTCATGAATGATAAAGCTGGATATTTTTTGAGTAAATTTGCTATGGAAAATTCTATTTCAAATAAAATAGTAAAGGTTATAGAATATATAAAAGAAAACTATGCAAAAAAACTAAATATAAAAGAATTAGCTTCTATATTTGATATTAGTGAATCGTCTTTGTATCAAAATTTTAAAAGTATTACACAAATTACACCAATTCAGTTTCAAAAAAATCTTAGACTTCAAGAATCAAAAAGACTATTTTCTTTACAAAATATTGATGTCTTAGAAGTTGCTATTTTAGTAGGATATGAAAGTGCTAGTCAATTTAGCAAAGATTATTCTAAAATGTATGGAATGACTCCAAAAAAACACTCAATTTTTCTAAAAAGTTAAAATTTGTAGAATTTAGCACTTTTTTTAGAGAATTTTTCTATTATAAATTTGAAAAATTCTTTATAATAATCTCTGTGCTTTTATAAAGAATGGAGAACTAAAATGGAAGAAAATAATAAATCAAGAAGAGAATTTTTAAAAAAATCAGCTTTAGTTAGTACAGCTTTATTTTTTGCAGTAAATCCTACAAATTCTTTCTCTTTTCAAAAAAATAGTAATATAAAATCTCGTGGTTATGCAGCATTTGATGAGACTGGTATATTAAAACCTTGGACTTTTCAAAGAAGAGCAGTTGGTGATAATGATATTTTAATAGATATAAAATATGCAAGCATTTGCCACTCTGATATTCATCAAATTAAAGGTGATTGGGGGAAACAACAATATCCTCAAGTTCCTGGACATGAAATAGTTGGAATTGTGAGTGCTATTGGTAAAGATGTAAAAAATTTTAAACTTGGAGATAGAGTAGGTGTTGGTTGCATGGTTGATGGTAGTTGTAGGAATAATGAAGAACAATATTGTGAAGATACACTTTTTACTTATGGTTTTTCATCTATCAAAGAGCCAACAGGAATTACACAAGGTGGATATTCAAATAATATTGTTGTAAATAGTCATTTTGCAGTTCATATTCCTAATAACATTAGTTTTGAAAATGCTGCTCCACTTTTATGTGCAGGAGTTACAACCTACTCACCATTAGTACAAGATAATATTAAAAGTGGAATGAAAGTTGGAGTTGCTGGAATTGGTGGGCTTGGACATATGGCTGTAAAATTAGCAGTTTCAAAAGGTGCTGAAGTTTATGCTTTTACAACTTCAGAAGATAAAATAGAAGATATTAAAAGTTTTGGTACAAAAGAGGTTATAGTTGTAGATACTTTAGACAAATTAGATGATTATTATCAAAAACTTGACTATATGATTTCAACTATTCCTGCACAATTTGATGTAGGAGCATATAGTTCTACAATCAAACCTTATGGAACATTCGTGCAAGTTGGAATGCCAAAAGGATTTGAATTAACTTTAAATAATCTTTCTTTTGCATCAAATAGAGTAAATTATAGAGCTTCACTTATTGGTGGAATGAAAGATACACAAGATGTAGTAAATTATTGTGCAACAAACAAAATTTTACCAAAAATTGAGATAATAAAAGCAGAACAAATAAATGAAGCTTGGCAAAAAGTTTTAGATAAAAAAGCTAGATATAGATATGTTATTGATGCTTTAACATTTTAGAAAATATAGATAAAATTATAATAAAGGAATAAATTATGGAAAATTTTAGTTTTTATAATCCAACAAAAATTGAGTTTGGAAAAGATAAAGAAAAAAACATTGGAAAATATCTTAGTGCATATAATATAAAAAAAGTTTTATTAGTTTATGGAAGTCAAAGAGTGAAAAAAGATGGGCTTTTTGATAGTGTGACAAATAGTT from Arcobacter lacus encodes:
- a CDS encoding competence/damage-inducible protein A, translated to MINKKINFYSVIIGTELLNGRRKDAHFPFLNAQLLERAWEHKASFVIEDDPELMLNIFNLIKSDPNSVMFCFGGIGATPDDYTRQIASQAFTSGKMEFHEEAKTNIINQFKDDAYPHRVNMAYLPINAKLLKNVVNNVAGFYLEDRFFFTPGFPSMSQAMVIEALNKLYPKSQNKYRKVMTINSTENDLIDTMKKIPKELDFSSLPKFIGNERKVVISLAGYDEVQVDIYFQLFIDFCIEHQKEYILEDIHEF
- a CDS encoding AraC family transcriptional regulator — translated: MSFEKQRFELIEFIKSKYNFYGDITSEISNLDFYISKSKHISQSHIMYEPSICVILQGKKAVGFGNELYIYDKNKYLIASTHLPATVKILEASKDEPHISFKIKFTLEDIFEVLKNINNLNFKNKSEKGLFFGEQNERLYDAIYRLLKLLDKPKEDINYPSSLIIKEILYILMNDKAGYFLSKFAMENSISNKIVKVIEYIKENYAKKLNIKELASIFDISESSLYQNFKSITQITPIQFQKNLRLQESKRLFSLQNIDVLEVAILVGYESASQFSKDYSKMYGMTPKKHSIFLKS
- a CDS encoding NAD(P)-dependent alcohol dehydrogenase — its product is MEENNKSRREFLKKSALVSTALFFAVNPTNSFSFQKNSNIKSRGYAAFDETGILKPWTFQRRAVGDNDILIDIKYASICHSDIHQIKGDWGKQQYPQVPGHEIVGIVSAIGKDVKNFKLGDRVGVGCMVDGSCRNNEEQYCEDTLFTYGFSSIKEPTGITQGGYSNNIVVNSHFAVHIPNNISFENAAPLLCAGVTTYSPLVQDNIKSGMKVGVAGIGGLGHMAVKLAVSKGAEVYAFTTSEDKIEDIKSFGTKEVIVVDTLDKLDDYYQKLDYMISTIPAQFDVGAYSSTIKPYGTFVQVGMPKGFELTLNNLSFASNRVNYRASLIGGMKDTQDVVNYCATNKILPKIEIIKAEQINEAWQKVLDKKARYRYVIDALTF